The nucleotide sequence TTCAGCGAACTCACCAGATACAAGTAAGATTCTTGAGAATCTGTTTTTTTTCTTAAGGCCTTCCTTATTTGAGCCCGAAGTTATCTTCGTCGtcttcatcgtcatcgtcgtcatcgtcatggtggtggtgatggttgtggtggtgatgaagatgaagatgatgatgaagatgaagatgatgatgaagaagatgatgatgatgatgatgatgatgatgatgatgatgatgatgatgatgatgatgatgatgatcaacatcatcatcatcgtcatcatcttcatcttcatcaccaccactaccaccaccaccaccaccatcatcattatcgtcgtcgtcgtcatcgtcgtcctACTCCTCATCCTCCTAAGTTGTGTTCTTGCTGTCATGGTTCCACTGGTAACTATTATCGTTTCACATATGTATTTCAAAACAAATCCATGCATACATTTTCAAAACGCCACCTTCAAAACCAAactgtctctctatgtcccaGGTGAACGTCATAGAGCGAGGACTCCTCTCCTCCGCGCCAGCCTCCCTGCCCCCTTCCCACACCCTGTCGTTCAGCCGTGAGTACACCATGTACCAGCTGCCCGCCACGTCCCGCTACACCCCCCGCCACACACCCCGCTACACCCCCCGTCACGCGGAACGCTGCAAGTACAATCCCCTCAGCTTCTCCCTGGACTCGGGCAGCGCGCACCTCCCGCCCGTCTTCTCCATGACCCAGGAGGAGGAGCGGAGCGAGGTCTTCATCCAAGGTGAGTTCCTACAGTAGACAGGCGCGAAACCTAGTGGTCAACGCCTTCCTTAATTGATTGAGCTCAAAGTTGACTTCGTGAAAACTTTGCAAAGTcattttaccgaaaattcagtgccaaagcttcgtgctgCGAGCtccgtgaagtagacttcgtaAAGTCCCCTTTGCCCAGTTATTATCAGCTTAAGGACGTCGATCTTCCGTGTTGAAGGTTCGGGGATCGAATGCCAGCCGCGCCTTGTGGGATAAGGGTCAAattgtttccgatctcccaggtcgacTTATGCGCAGACCTGCAAGTGACTTATCcactttcgtgtgtacacgcaggcACAAAACTAAGTGCGCACGAAAGGTCCTTACATCCGGCCATGTCAGAGACCGGTGGGTTTtaatacacacaaaaagtgactCCAAGCAAGGACCTATAtttatctaatataggtctatgctccAAGCTTGCATCCCCTGGCATCGGAGTATGATTACCTAAATTGTTGGAAAAACAGCCAGACACGTTAGTGCACTTGTTCCTACGAGTttacgtgggagttgcagcccacgaacgaaaAGATTTATTTAAAAAGAGTTCTTTCCTCCccattgtgtattgttgatTGTTTATTTCACTATATGAATAATATCAAATGTCATGTTTTTTTCTGATGTTCAGATGCAAGTTTATTTGATACACTTTGACGTTCATTTCATTGCATTCCAAAGGTCGCGAGGCCCGCCAGGTCCTTCTGGGCGAGATTCAGGAGATGGAGAGCAAGCAGAGACCCGTATCTACCAAGACATTCAGCAGCCGCTTCTCCCACCCGCCCACCGCCAAGCTCCTCGCCCTCACGCGCAGAGGTCACACCGGGGTTCCTCCCGATCTGGTGACCCTCTTCAAGCTGTACTCCGACCAGTACGAACCCGACTGGCGAAGCAGCAGGGAGTTCAGGAGTAAGCCTTCTCTTGTGGGCGGAGGTAACGGCCTGTCCGTCAGCAGCGACATAGACAAGATGACTGGGGAACTTGTCACGGCTTGAAACATCTGATAGTAATTGggagaagtcgacttcgcgaagttcgATACACAAAGCTTTGGACCTGgatttcggtaaaaaaaaaaagacttcgcggagTCTTCATGAAGACAATTTTGGGCTTAATTGAGGAAGGCCTTGAGAAAGGGTTTTACGGAGGCGGCGTTCCTAAGTGTTTGCTCAGTGAACATGACAGCTAGATTTTTACATTGGTCATCCGCTCTCCTCTGAACGATTACTATTTTCCCTCTCAgtagtatttgttgttgtcatcCGTCCACTATAAgaccagggctccccacggacatCCCTCccagtgcgtcccgggacccccacttttaatttgtagagggtccatggacccccactgcaaatttttagagggtcccaaagGTCCAAACAccgaaaagtcccagtgtacttTTATAACggacgattgcagtctgaaaatggtatacggtacgcacgataaaggaaatttagtgcgtcccaggacccgctcttttaaagtctaGTGCGTCCTACATACATTTTTaatacgtgttttcggctttcagtgcgtataggacgcagggacgagcgctatggggagccctgtaaGAGTCTCCTCATACGCTTCTGGGGACTGAAAGGTTCTGGTTCTGGTTGACCTTAGTCCGGTCTAAAGCACGGAGGGACGTGTCACCTGCAATCTATAATAAGTCTTCAAGCTTGTTTGAGAAGCTTGGCGTCACGAGTTTGCAACTGTCGACGAAGCAAATGTTCCCTTTTTTGTGGCAACATAGCCTACTGCTGAAACTAAGGGCCTTCAGACTTTTTCGAGTGGACCTACGAGTGTTGTTATGCGTAATTCACACAAACAGATAGTGAAATAATGGTATTGTCTCTTTTGCTTGTTTAACTGTGCGTCCAGTAGAGGacaatttatgtttttggaagcTTGACACAGGCAATATCAGACGCTCGATGTCAGGGTGCATATAGAAACCAAAAGAACTTGCTGATACGCAAATGTGAAACTTCTTGATATTCGTATACGGCACTGTTTTTTTTATGGGCACGGAGTTGTGAGGCCTACCGTTTGAAACGGTTTATTCCAACACACGTTTGCACCACGACATCGTTGCTCCCTGAGGAGGCTTCAGAGAACCACATGACTCATTCGACAAGGGACGGAGCGAGAAATGTGCTTTTAATGGTATACATATATAAGattatttttcttcttgtgaAATACTATTCTCAATCAAATGTATATACTGTGTGTCAAGTTCTCAGGCAACAAACGCTTGTTGCTTCATCAGTattatgtgggttttttttttacatcatttGGTCGTTGAGATAATTAGTAACCGCCCCCCAGCATGCACTGCATCCCAAGATACGATTTCAGCGAGCAAGCCTGAAAATCAGCCAAGTCAGTTAATAGTCACTCTTCTTGTGAACGTACAATGACAATGGTGCACGGGGAGGATACTGGAATGCTTTTCCCTGAGGGTAACTGGTCATTTTATCTTTGTTTCGAATGCTTTCGATGTCAGTTTAAATCAGTCAGAACAAAAAGCTCTGACCAATCAAAAGAGTGTACGCACGACGCAGTTTTTGCTCGCTTTGATTGCAGTTAAAATGTTTTAAATCGCATGTATTTAAACATCTGTTACTGTGCAGATCATGttcgtgtttttttgtattaCACGGAGTGattgtgtttattgtttgtgtGAGCCGCTTGAAAATAAAGTTGATCCTGACACCCTTGTTTTTCTGAGTTCCCCCTTTCGACAGAAATGCCTATGTATGTGGCTGTTCAGTTCATCCTTTTTACGAGTATAGCCACATACCGTCTTCAATGGTGTGTATATTCCTTGTGTTCGTGTGTATCTATAGTCGCACAACTACCATTGATCCCTAAATATTGCATGAGTTCGTTAGTGCGTtcgggatctttaacgtgcgtcACAATATTGGCGGGCATTTTAAGGAGTCTGCATGCACAAGTAAAGTTCGGAGAATGATTTTTCCATTCTTGTCTTGAGTTGGGGAAGAATAATCTATCCACTGAGAGCAGGTTATTTTCGTCTACAAATTCCAACATTTTTCCAAGAATTTCACAATACTTGTTACAAAACAATCGGAAACACCCACATACAGTCGTACATACATACAGCATTCCCCTCCACCCCGAACAACACGATACCCAGGGTAGCCTCTCAAACACACTGCAGGGAGCTACTCGCACACAGATTAGCCCACTGTCAAATGTTGTTGCACGTGCGGCCCTGCTACTGATAACAAGACAGCGGAACGTGTTGCATTCGTTGCTTTTGCAAAGGTCACCAGCCCGCTTTCCTCGGCAGCGCAGACTGTCTCGGGCGCTAAACAAAAATAATTTAAGGCGAAAAAATAAACGTGAGGGAGAGGAGTTTGTGGTTCACTAACAGAGCTGCGATGACAGCTGCCGTGTTTTTGTGTTAGCAGATTTTTACAATTAACTAACTTCGCCCACTGcttttttgtgtggtgtgtgagggtgtgtttTTGATGCTCGTGTGTGTTCTCGCTGCATTGGTAATTTGTGGGTGCTTTTTTCTTTTGAAGAAGAATAGGAGGAAAGAAGGAAGACAAGAAAGAAGGAATGTGC is from Littorina saxatilis isolate snail1 linkage group LG5, US_GU_Lsax_2.0, whole genome shotgun sequence and encodes:
- the LOC138966385 gene encoding uncharacterized protein; amino-acid sequence: MEKAALPPPPSKRLVKTALHQAVLDIRLHQVRLLVSRHGVNVDSRDMHGRTPLMLACMIDNEEHGFKMASIFLKAGAYLNVRDSMGRTALSYACLNGRQDIVRSILREDVLDINEPDNDGNTPIHHAAMSGNPNIVRMLAETFYKFGLDPDKRNKLGYTPLLLACKCGNYVSAYILVTITKASPTLRDGEFHLNATEWIQRTHQIQVNVIERGLLSSAPASLPPSHTLSFSREYTMYQLPATSRYTPRHTPRYTPRHAERCKYNPLSFSLDSGSAHLPPVFSMTQEEERSEVFIQGREARQVLLGEIQEMESKQRPVSTKTFSSRFSHPPTAKLLALTRRGHTGVPPDLVTLFKLYSDQYEPDWRSSREFRSKPSLVGGGNGLSVSSDIDKMTGELVTA